A DNA window from Shewanella baltica contains the following coding sequences:
- a CDS encoding MFS transporter: MVSDSKGCDNRNHTRIRVLTYLMFFMFAMTSDAVGVIIPELISQFGLSMSQASAFHYMPMIFIAMSGLFLGFLADKIGRKLTILLGLLLFALACFMFALGESFYYFLFLLAFVGTAIGVFKTGALGLIGDISTSSKQHSSTMNTVEGYFGVGAMIGPAIVSYLLISGVSWKYLYFGAGCFCLVLCWLAYRADYPQIKRSSTDAINLASTFKMMKNPYALGFSLAIGLYVATEVAIYVWMPTLLQSYQGDYTTLAAYALTIFFTLRAGGRFLGGWVLDRFPWQQVMFWFSFAISACYLGSMIYGIEAAVVLLPLSGLFMSMMYPTLNSKGISCFPVDQHGSVAGVILFFTAVSAAVGPLLMGLVGDIFGHVKYGFYLATGFAILLCLLSGFNLVKDPARHLLTAEAH, encoded by the coding sequence ATGGTAAGTGATTCAAAAGGTTGCGATAACCGCAATCACACCCGTATTCGGGTACTCACATATTTAATGTTTTTCATGTTCGCTATGACCTCAGATGCCGTGGGTGTCATTATTCCAGAGCTGATATCCCAGTTTGGTTTGTCCATGTCGCAGGCCAGTGCTTTCCATTATATGCCGATGATTTTTATCGCGATGAGTGGACTGTTTTTAGGCTTCTTAGCAGATAAGATTGGGCGTAAGTTAACCATTCTATTGGGGTTATTATTATTCGCGCTCGCCTGCTTTATGTTCGCGCTGGGGGAATCGTTTTACTATTTCTTGTTCCTACTTGCCTTTGTCGGCACGGCGATTGGCGTCTTTAAAACCGGCGCACTCGGGCTTATCGGCGATATCTCGACTTCCTCAAAACAGCATTCGAGCACTATGAATACGGTAGAGGGCTACTTTGGTGTCGGCGCCATGATAGGGCCAGCCATTGTTAGTTATTTACTGATCAGCGGCGTCTCTTGGAAGTATCTGTATTTTGGCGCAGGTTGCTTCTGTTTAGTGCTGTGCTGGTTAGCTTACCGAGCGGATTATCCGCAAATCAAACGTTCTTCGACGGATGCCATTAACCTTGCTAGCACTTTTAAGATGATGAAAAACCCTTATGCATTAGGGTTTTCACTCGCGATTGGCTTATATGTTGCCACCGAAGTGGCGATTTATGTGTGGATGCCGACCTTGCTGCAAAGTTATCAAGGCGATTACACCACATTGGCCGCTTATGCCCTGACGATCTTCTTTACCCTGCGTGCGGGTGGGCGCTTTTTAGGGGGGTGGGTGCTCGATCGCTTCCCGTGGCAGCAAGTGATGTTCTGGTTTAGCTTCGCGATAAGTGCTTGTTATCTTGGGTCTATGATCTACGGCATTGAAGCGGCTGTTGTCTTATTGCCCTTGTCCGGGCTGTTTATGTCGATGATGTATCCCACGCTTAATTCTAAGGGGATTAGTTGTTTTCCCGTAGATCAGCATGGCTCTGTGGCTGGGGTGATTCTGTTTTTTACTGCCGTGTCCGCCGCCGTTGGCCCCTTGTTGATGGGGTTAGTGGGCGATATTTTCGGCCATGTTAAATATGGCTTCTACCTCGCCACTGGTTTTGCCATTTTGTTATGCCTCCTGAGCGGATTTAATCTCGTTAAAGATCCTGCCCGTCATTTGTTAACGGCTGAAGCGCACTAA
- a CDS encoding TonB-dependent receptor domain-containing protein — MIKSTSQKFLLSTLAVLVSSHLWAAEAPQQEEAKKDALGLERITVTGVARGTRVMDSSVSVSSVSLAELEVSSPRSSAEAFRIIPGMKVESTGGEGNANIAVRGLPVASGGAKFLQIQEDGLPILQFGDIAFGNADIFLRLDSTVQTIESIRGGSASTAASNAPGGIINVISKTGTSDSGSVATTLGLDYDTFRTDFEYGTSINDSLRFHVGGFVRTGEGPRDAGYNANKGGQIKANLTKEFDKGYVRLYFKHLDDKSIGYLPMPMYSDGSSIPGFDAKSDAIQSAYFQSTLSLGADGERRRGDMRDGMNPVVNSVGLEASFDLGNDWQVENRFRFSDVSGNFIAPFPAEVANGSDIATSIAGTGAKLIYANGPNSGSQMDGLAMRINTFDVQMNDFGSIVNDFKLTKTFDDTSVTLGYYNAVQNISMTWMWNSYLMEVKGDNAALLDVVAADGTAYSDNGLYGYGVPYWGNCCQRNYDTDYTIKAPYLALASSFGDLSLDASVRYDSGDASGNYAGSVQSQVDMNLDGVISIPEQSVSSIDNANPQPVNYDWSYTSYSLGANYQFASDLAAFARLSHGGRANADRLLFGKVRADGSVAKEDAVDIVDQYELGVKYRYDDLSVFATAFYSETEEQNFEATSQRFFDRKYKAKGIEIESAYFIGDFDFRGNLTWTDAEIAKDALTPEVVGNTPRRQADFIYSLMGRYNFDQGSVGVNLIGTTDSYAQDNNDLSFDGYNQVNAFATYNLTEAMSVSLNVNNLFNVTGITEAEEGSIPDNNIIRARTINGRTTSATLKYEF, encoded by the coding sequence ATGATAAAAAGCACATCACAGAAATTCTTGTTAAGTACATTGGCCGTGTTGGTGAGTTCTCACCTTTGGGCAGCCGAAGCACCGCAACAGGAAGAAGCCAAGAAAGACGCGTTAGGTTTAGAAAGAATTACCGTGACTGGGGTTGCCCGCGGCACTCGTGTTATGGACTCGAGTGTGTCAGTCAGCAGTGTGTCACTGGCTGAGCTTGAAGTGAGCTCACCACGTTCATCGGCCGAGGCATTTCGTATTATTCCGGGGATGAAGGTCGAGTCTACTGGCGGTGAAGGTAACGCTAACATTGCCGTGCGTGGTTTACCTGTGGCGTCTGGTGGTGCTAAGTTCCTACAAATTCAAGAAGATGGTTTGCCAATCCTGCAGTTTGGCGATATCGCCTTCGGTAACGCAGACATCTTTTTACGCTTAGATTCAACAGTGCAAACCATTGAATCTATCCGTGGTGGCTCGGCATCGACTGCGGCCAGTAATGCGCCCGGCGGCATTATCAACGTGATCAGTAAAACCGGTACTTCGGATTCGGGCAGTGTTGCTACCACCTTAGGGCTGGATTACGACACTTTCCGTACCGACTTTGAATACGGCACTAGCATCAACGACAGCCTGCGTTTTCATGTGGGCGGTTTTGTGCGCACGGGCGAAGGCCCACGCGACGCTGGCTATAACGCCAACAAAGGCGGCCAGATCAAAGCTAACTTAACCAAAGAATTCGATAAGGGTTATGTTCGTCTGTATTTCAAACATTTAGACGATAAAAGCATTGGTTACTTACCTATGCCTATGTACTCAGATGGCAGTTCAATCCCAGGTTTTGATGCTAAATCCGATGCAATTCAATCCGCGTATTTCCAATCAACCTTGAGCTTAGGTGCCGATGGCGAACGTCGCCGTGGCGATATGCGCGATGGCATGAATCCTGTAGTTAATTCTGTCGGCTTAGAAGCCTCCTTCGATTTAGGTAACGATTGGCAGGTAGAAAACCGTTTCCGCTTCTCCGATGTGAGCGGTAACTTCATTGCGCCATTCCCAGCCGAAGTGGCCAACGGTAGCGACATCGCGACCAGTATTGCAGGCACTGGCGCTAAGTTGATTTACGCCAATGGACCTAATTCTGGTAGTCAGATGGACGGTTTAGCCATGCGTATCAATACCTTTGATGTGCAGATGAATGACTTTGGCTCAATCGTAAACGACTTCAAATTGACTAAAACCTTCGACGATACCAGCGTGACCTTAGGTTATTACAATGCGGTGCAAAACATCAGCATGACCTGGATGTGGAACTCTTATCTGATGGAAGTAAAAGGCGATAATGCCGCGCTATTAGATGTGGTTGCCGCCGATGGTACTGCGTATTCTGACAATGGCCTCTATGGTTATGGCGTACCTTACTGGGGAAATTGTTGCCAACGTAATTACGATACCGACTACACCATTAAAGCGCCTTACCTCGCGTTAGCCTCGAGTTTTGGTGACTTATCGCTCGATGCCAGTGTGCGTTATGACAGTGGTGATGCGAGCGGTAACTACGCCGGTAGCGTGCAATCGCAAGTGGATATGAATCTCGATGGGGTGATTTCAATCCCTGAGCAGAGCGTGTCTTCCATCGATAATGCGAATCCTCAGCCAGTGAACTACGATTGGAGCTACACCTCTTACTCATTAGGTGCTAACTATCAGTTTGCCAGTGACTTAGCTGCTTTTGCACGCTTGAGCCACGGTGGCCGCGCCAATGCCGACCGTCTGTTATTTGGTAAGGTGCGTGCCGATGGTTCAGTGGCGAAGGAAGATGCGGTTGATATCGTTGACCAGTATGAGTTAGGTGTTAAGTACCGTTACGATGATCTGTCTGTGTTCGCGACAGCGTTCTACTCTGAAACCGAAGAGCAAAACTTTGAAGCCACCAGCCAACGTTTCTTCGACCGTAAGTACAAAGCCAAAGGTATCGAAATCGAGTCTGCCTATTTTATCGGTGACTTCGACTTTAGAGGCAACCTAACCTGGACCGATGCTGAGATTGCTAAAGATGCATTAACGCCAGAAGTGGTGGGTAACACCCCAAGAAGACAGGCTGACTTTATCTACTCTTTGATGGGTCGTTACAACTTTGACCAAGGTTCAGTGGGCGTTAACTTAATCGGTACCACGGATTCTTATGCTCAAGATAATAACGACTTAAGTTTCGACGGCTACAACCAAGTAAATGCCTTTGCAACTTACAATCTGACCGAAGCCATGAGTGTGTCTTTAAACGTCAACAACTTGTTTAATGTCACGGGTATTACTGAAGCGGAAGAAGGCTCAATCCCTGATAACAATATCATCCGTGCCCGTACCATTAATGGCCGCACCACGAGTGCGACGCTTAAATACGAGTTCTAA
- a CDS encoding alpha-2-macroglobulin family protein, with amino-acid sequence MKTLLANIFGQWQSPPWMRWCKAHPGKSIGSLLALLFVAAGLWKAWDWYQHLPKPQTVQSRIFAPSLTNYEAETTQVAPLVVRFSDSVAPLDNIGKPLNKGVHLSPAIAGQWRWASDKHLQFQPDGDWPVDQAYDLTLDSDTLLASHILLDKYRLEFKTAPFSANISDARLYHDPNQPNIQKFVATVHFSHPVATQTVKPALSVLLSPGLTYSQDSDYELTFDDKHLNAYIHSAPLATPLEPSSVKLELSKGIKAATGGNAAAEGSTQVSVPGRYQLSFSAAQIGFAYNDKEEPEPVLTMESSRPVGDEALKGKVEAWLLPQKDPQGNTYWNTQNVTDSVLLAAPKVSLSQNPGAEGLNQLHSFKFKAPVGRYLAIKVAKHVEGQGGYLSRDAAFSVVRMPEYPKALSFLGEGALLTLNDDQRLGYLVRGVADVRIEVGQLLPDQLHQLVDQNSGIFTAQYFNNAAFDRLVTRTEITQSFASTDPAKTSYGQVDLKSYFADKRGIFVLKLTPAEENNYGTFDDYPREAHDLRFVVVTDLGILAKRSVDGSLDIFVQSLSKGLAIADAKVEVVGRNGLPVAQGLTDPQGHVHLPQLGELRREKTPLFYRVEKAGDVSFLPIGDWHRQLDMSRFDIGGSYESEDPNTLSAYLFTDRGLYRPGETAHVASLVRSQSWAASFKGLPVKMVVTDPRGINVLDRIFNLDASGFNSLDFSSTEAAVAGEYTASLSLIRDKHRLTRLGEVSFKVRDFEPDRIKVRVTLGATDGGTGLGWLKPEDVSAKVQAEQLFGGPAGDRRVTGEIVLSPTDISFKEWPGYYFGVLGELKESFRETLAEVNTNEEGVAGLNLALDRFGQTTFKLHLLAKVYEAGSGRGVSAQDQALVSSADMLLGYKADGDLGFISKGGERHLKLVTVGQDLQPQAVQLKAERIARRWVSVLVKQNDGTYRYESRRKDTLLESTDLQLEQGQLDLSLDTRESGDYRLRIIDAEGRQLNQIDYSVAGQGNASRALERNAELQLKLDKDEYQPGETIKLAIQAPYTGAGLITIERDKVYAFKWFKADSSRSVQSIQLPKGIEGNAYVNVQFLRAPDSDEIFMSPLSYAVKPFKIDLGERRQPLSLSLPEQMKPGNELKIGLNLSTASKVVVFGVDEGILQVARYQTPDPLGHFFAKKALTVNSSQILDLLLPDLNVLMRNAAPGGDAEALLAANLNPFKRKRASPVVYWSGLQELSAGEQQFNYSVPDTFNGKIHFFAVSVTDSNMGVAEASVHVKAPVVMSPNVPAFLAPGDEAEITLGLYNTEPTSTHVQVALSLEGGLTQLEGAEQSFDILPGQEATARFKLKAIEPLGEAKLHWTLKGEQGDFQIGESISIRPLTTNRVQLQTAVLDSAEKQLSLERKLFEPFSRKEAGLQSSPLVWAQGLSAYLDSYPHACTEQLVSKSVPALILGKPQENLPAFNQLIAQLRSRQNSEGAFGLWAANPVVEPMVSLYVVDMLLDAKGNGYAVPQDMLERANGYLSVLSTGPSSGLSELRQRAYGTYLLARQGVQVSGALADIRDRLQRYYPKDWQSDIASAWLAASFTLMQQQSLAKPLWEAQTWELMQKTPKRFDLYLDPLVHDAQLLTLVARHAPERLEKLPEGLLERVGNWLSAQRYTSLSAGTLVRALAAYDQQASSGELTLTAQVADKWLLQTLPKAELPFTTDKVKVQKTGAADAFYMLMEAGFDKQPVAAFSHGLEVSRDYLDLKGEPLKGLKVGEEFLVRLRLRATSLEQLEQVVVIDLLPGGVEPVYRDKGEEFSGWQPPIGVGERSDWSPSWLNVREDRVVLYGTASRDVGSFTYKARATNVGHFQVPAAYAEGLYDPLQQALGAGSELVISAP; translated from the coding sequence ATGAAGACTCTGTTAGCAAATATTTTTGGTCAATGGCAATCACCACCTTGGATGCGCTGGTGCAAAGCTCATCCAGGCAAAAGTATCGGTAGCCTATTAGCCCTATTATTCGTTGCAGCAGGCCTATGGAAGGCGTGGGATTGGTATCAGCATTTACCTAAACCACAAACAGTGCAGTCTAGAATATTCGCGCCGTCATTGACTAATTACGAGGCTGAGACGACTCAGGTTGCACCGCTCGTCGTTCGTTTTAGCGATTCAGTTGCCCCCCTCGATAATATAGGCAAACCCTTGAATAAGGGCGTCCATTTGAGCCCCGCTATTGCAGGTCAATGGCGCTGGGCGAGCGATAAACATCTACAGTTTCAACCTGATGGTGACTGGCCAGTGGATCAAGCCTACGATCTCACACTGGATAGTGACACATTATTAGCCAGTCATATTCTACTGGATAAGTATCGCCTCGAGTTTAAGACCGCTCCCTTCAGCGCCAATATTAGCGATGCCCGCCTTTACCATGATCCGAATCAGCCCAATATTCAAAAGTTTGTCGCAACCGTTCATTTTAGTCATCCCGTCGCTACACAAACCGTTAAGCCAGCCTTGTCTGTACTGTTAAGCCCAGGTTTAACCTATAGCCAAGACAGTGATTATGAGCTGACCTTCGATGATAAACACCTCAATGCCTATATTCATTCGGCGCCTTTAGCGACGCCATTGGAACCGAGCTCGGTTAAGTTAGAACTGAGTAAAGGGATTAAAGCGGCAACTGGCGGGAATGCGGCCGCAGAAGGCAGTACGCAGGTTAGTGTGCCGGGACGTTATCAGTTGAGTTTTTCCGCAGCGCAAATTGGTTTCGCCTATAACGATAAGGAAGAACCTGAGCCTGTACTGACCATGGAGAGTTCTCGTCCCGTGGGAGATGAGGCACTTAAAGGCAAGGTCGAAGCTTGGTTGTTGCCCCAGAAAGATCCCCAAGGGAATACGTACTGGAATACTCAAAATGTCACTGACTCAGTGTTGCTTGCAGCACCGAAAGTGTCATTGAGTCAAAACCCTGGAGCGGAAGGCCTTAATCAGTTACATAGCTTTAAATTTAAAGCACCTGTGGGGCGTTATCTTGCCATTAAAGTGGCTAAGCATGTGGAAGGTCAGGGTGGCTATTTGTCCCGTGATGCCGCTTTTTCCGTGGTGCGTATGCCGGAATATCCCAAGGCGCTTTCGTTCCTCGGCGAGGGCGCGCTACTAACGTTAAATGATGATCAACGTTTAGGTTATCTAGTGAGAGGTGTTGCAGATGTCAGGATTGAGGTCGGTCAACTGTTGCCCGATCAACTTCATCAGCTGGTGGATCAGAATTCGGGTATTTTCACGGCTCAGTATTTTAACAATGCCGCCTTCGACCGACTGGTGACACGCACTGAAATAACCCAAAGCTTCGCATCGACTGACCCCGCTAAAACCTCCTATGGTCAGGTGGACCTTAAATCCTACTTCGCGGATAAGCGCGGCATTTTTGTGCTTAAGTTAACGCCAGCCGAAGAGAATAATTACGGTACCTTCGACGATTATCCACGTGAGGCCCATGATTTACGTTTTGTGGTAGTCACTGATCTGGGGATTTTGGCTAAGCGCAGTGTCGACGGCAGTTTGGATATATTTGTGCAGTCATTATCCAAGGGCTTAGCAATTGCCGATGCCAAGGTGGAAGTGGTCGGACGCAACGGTCTGCCAGTGGCGCAAGGACTTACTGATCCACAAGGGCATGTGCATTTACCTCAGTTAGGTGAATTGCGTCGTGAAAAAACGCCGCTTTTCTATCGGGTAGAAAAAGCCGGAGATGTGTCTTTCTTGCCGATAGGCGATTGGCACCGTCAGCTCGATATGTCCCGTTTTGATATTGGCGGTAGCTACGAGAGTGAAGATCCTAATACGCTGAGCGCGTATCTCTTTACTGACCGAGGGTTATATCGACCAGGTGAAACGGCCCATGTGGCGAGTTTAGTCAGGAGCCAGAGTTGGGCAGCCTCTTTTAAGGGCTTGCCAGTCAAAATGGTGGTGACAGATCCGCGGGGCATTAATGTATTAGATCGCATATTTAATTTAGATGCGAGCGGTTTTAACAGTTTGGACTTTAGCAGTACCGAGGCCGCTGTGGCAGGTGAGTACACTGCCAGCTTATCTTTAATCCGCGATAAACATCGTTTGACTCGTTTGGGTGAGGTGAGCTTTAAAGTTCGCGATTTTGAACCTGATCGTATCAAGGTCAGAGTAACCCTAGGGGCGACGGATGGCGGCACTGGTTTAGGGTGGTTAAAACCTGAGGACGTGTCGGCTAAGGTTCAGGCTGAGCAGCTGTTTGGTGGACCCGCGGGCGATCGACGCGTGACGGGCGAAATTGTACTGTCGCCCACGGATATTAGTTTTAAGGAGTGGCCAGGTTATTACTTTGGTGTGTTAGGTGAGTTGAAAGAATCCTTCCGTGAGACCTTAGCGGAAGTGAATACCAATGAAGAAGGCGTTGCAGGGCTGAATCTCGCCTTAGATCGTTTCGGACAGACGACGTTCAAGTTGCATCTGCTTGCAAAAGTGTATGAGGCAGGATCCGGTAGAGGTGTGAGTGCTCAAGATCAGGCACTGGTCTCGAGCGCCGATATGCTACTGGGTTATAAAGCCGATGGTGATTTGGGCTTTATTAGCAAAGGTGGAGAACGGCATCTTAAGCTAGTGACTGTGGGTCAAGATTTACAACCTCAAGCCGTACAACTTAAGGCTGAACGTATTGCTCGACGTTGGGTCTCTGTGTTGGTGAAGCAAAATGATGGCACGTATCGTTATGAGTCACGTCGTAAAGATACGCTATTGGAAAGCACAGATTTACAGCTTGAGCAGGGTCAACTCGATTTGTCTCTCGATACGCGTGAGTCTGGTGATTACCGATTAAGGATCATCGATGCCGAAGGGCGCCAGCTTAACCAAATTGACTATAGTGTTGCGGGTCAGGGAAATGCGAGTCGTGCCTTAGAGCGTAATGCTGAACTCCAGCTCAAGTTAGACAAAGATGAGTATCAACCCGGCGAGACGATCAAACTCGCGATTCAAGCTCCCTACACTGGTGCGGGTTTGATCACCATTGAGCGAGATAAAGTTTATGCATTTAAATGGTTTAAAGCAGATAGCAGTCGCTCGGTGCAATCGATCCAATTGCCAAAGGGGATAGAAGGCAATGCCTATGTGAATGTGCAGTTCTTGCGTGCGCCAGACTCTGATGAGATTTTTATGAGTCCGTTATCCTATGCGGTTAAACCCTTTAAGATAGATTTAGGGGAGCGTCGTCAGCCCTTATCGTTAAGCCTGCCAGAGCAGATGAAGCCGGGTAATGAGCTAAAAATTGGCTTGAACTTGTCTACAGCTTCAAAAGTCGTGGTCTTTGGGGTGGATGAAGGCATATTACAAGTCGCCCGTTATCAAACTCCCGATCCGTTAGGACACTTCTTTGCTAAAAAGGCGTTGACGGTAAACTCGAGCCAAATCTTAGACTTGTTATTACCAGATCTTAACGTGTTAATGCGTAATGCCGCACCGGGCGGAGATGCCGAAGCTTTGCTCGCTGCAAATTTGAATCCGTTTAAGCGTAAACGTGCATCGCCTGTCGTATATTGGTCTGGACTACAGGAGCTCAGCGCCGGTGAACAGCAGTTTAATTACAGTGTGCCCGATACGTTTAATGGAAAGATTCATTTCTTTGCCGTCAGTGTGACTGACAGCAATATGGGTGTTGCCGAAGCTTCAGTTCACGTGAAGGCGCCAGTGGTGATGAGTCCAAATGTGCCCGCGTTTTTGGCTCCAGGTGATGAGGCCGAAATCACGCTTGGACTCTACAACACTGAGCCTACATCTACCCATGTCCAAGTGGCTTTATCTTTGGAGGGTGGATTGACCCAGCTAGAGGGTGCTGAGCAATCGTTTGATATTCTACCGGGACAAGAGGCCACGGCGCGTTTCAAACTCAAGGCGATTGAGCCTCTGGGAGAGGCGAAGTTGCATTGGACGCTCAAGGGTGAACAAGGAGATTTCCAGATTGGAGAGAGTATTTCAATCCGGCCTCTAACCACGAATCGCGTGCAGTTGCAGACGGCAGTGTTAGATAGTGCAGAGAAGCAATTATCGCTGGAGCGGAAGCTATTTGAGCCTTTTAGCCGCAAAGAGGCGGGACTGCAAAGTAGCCCCTTGGTCTGGGCGCAGGGATTAAGTGCTTATCTCGATAGTTATCCCCATGCCTGTACCGAACAACTGGTATCTAAATCTGTTCCAGCCCTGATATTAGGGAAACCGCAGGAGAATTTACCCGCCTTTAATCAACTGATTGCTCAGCTCCGTAGCCGCCAGAACAGTGAAGGTGCCTTCGGTCTATGGGCTGCAAATCCCGTTGTTGAACCTATGGTATCCCTGTATGTCGTGGATATGCTATTGGACGCCAAAGGCAATGGCTATGCTGTACCGCAGGACATGCTAGAGAGAGCCAATGGCTATTTATCTGTGCTGAGCACTGGCCCGAGTAGTGGTTTGAGCGAGTTGCGTCAGCGCGCCTACGGCACTTATCTCTTGGCTCGCCAAGGTGTGCAGGTCAGCGGTGCTCTGGCTGATATTCGCGATCGATTACAGCGTTATTATCCTAAAGATTGGCAGTCTGATATTGCGAGTGCTTGGCTAGCGGCGAGTTTCACACTTATGCAGCAACAGTCGCTGGCGAAGCCATTGTGGGAAGCACAAACATGGGAATTAATGCAGAAAACGCCGAAGCGTTTCGATCTATATTTAGATCCTTTGGTTCATGATGCTCAATTGCTAACCCTAGTCGCCCGCCACGCACCAGAACGCCTTGAGAAGCTACCCGAGGGATTGTTAGAACGTGTGGGTAACTGGCTATCGGCACAACGTTATACTTCTCTATCTGCTGGAACGCTAGTACGAGCACTGGCGGCTTACGATCAGCAAGCAAGCAGTGGTGAGTTGACGTTAACCGCTCAAGTGGCGGACAAGTGGCTGCTGCAAACCTTGCCCAAGGCTGAGTTGCCGTTTACTACTGATAAGGTCAAAGTCCAAAAGACGGGGGCTGCCGATGCTTTCTATATGTTGATGGAAGCCGGTTTCGATAAGCAGCCCGTTGCCGCTTTCAGTCACGGTTTAGAAGTGAGTCGCGATTATCTCGATCTTAAGGGCGAGCCGCTTAAGGGATTGAAAGTCGGAGAGGAGTTCTTAGTTCGATTGCGACTGCGTGCGACGTCGCTCGAACAGCTGGAACAAGTCGTTGTTATCGATCTGCTCCCCGGTGGTGTTGAGCCAGTATATAGAGACAAAGGTGAAGAATTCAGTGGTTGGCAGCCACCAATAGGCGTTGGCGAACGGAGTGATTGGTCACCTTCTTGGCTCAATGTCCGTGAGGATAGAGTCGTATTGTATGGTACGGCTAGCCGTGATGTGGGCAGCTTTACTTACAAAGCGCGCGCAACCAATGTTGGCCATTTCCAAGTGCCAGCTGCCTATGCTGAAGGGCTGTATGATCCTCTGCAACAAGCACTGGGGGCGGGCAGTGAATTAGTGATCTCTGCTCCATGA
- the mog gene encoding molybdopterin adenylyltransferase: MSKAKIGIVTVSDRASAGIYEDISGKAIIDTLNDYLTSEWEPIYQVIPDEQDVIEATLIKMADEQDCCLIVTTGGTGPAKRDVTPEATEAVCDRMMPGFGELMRAESLKFVPTAILSRQTAGLRGDSLIVNLPGKPKSIRECLDAVFPAIPYCIDLMEGPYLECNEAVIKPFRPKAK, from the coding sequence ATGAGCAAAGCAAAAATCGGTATTGTGACGGTAAGCGATCGCGCCAGCGCGGGGATTTATGAAGATATCTCAGGCAAGGCGATTATCGACACGCTCAACGACTACCTCACCAGCGAGTGGGAGCCGATTTATCAAGTGATCCCCGATGAGCAGGATGTGATTGAAGCGACGCTGATCAAAATGGCCGACGAGCAGGACTGCTGTTTGATTGTCACTACGGGCGGCACAGGACCTGCGAAACGCGATGTTACCCCTGAAGCCACAGAAGCCGTATGCGATCGCATGATGCCAGGCTTTGGTGAGTTGATGCGCGCCGAGTCATTAAAATTTGTCCCCACCGCCATTTTATCGCGCCAAACCGCAGGTCTACGGGGGGATTCGTTGATCGTGAACTTGCCCGGTAAGCCAAAATCGATTCGCGAATGTTTAGATGCCGTGTTCCCCGCCATTCCGTACTGTATCGACTTAATGGAAGGCCCGTATTTAGAGTGCAACGAAGCCGTGATCAAGCCATTCAGGCCTAAGGCTAAGTAA
- a CDS encoding carbohydrate kinase family protein — protein MTVLLSFGEVLVDLLPTDATGKHHQPIAGGAPANVAVGYAKLGGKSYFAGGISADHYGVMLKQALADQGVATDYLAEVPGAATATVLVNLDEQGERTFEFNRNGTADMRYSNQHFDNIPWQGIDIFHLCSNTFTETAIFNTSLYGARCANAFATLVSFDVNLRLSLWQDTSLLAERVEQCFRYTQVLKMSREEADYLALARDKSFEDYLQFCLAQGVEVILVTDGANPVQCITAQQRFSVPVPKISAVDTTAAGDSFISGFLFALGLELEYDLGNLTLKQRLESKAHLEAAVVFATRCGAITCGQKGAFPSLPTLAQVS, from the coding sequence ATGACGGTATTACTCAGTTTCGGTGAGGTGTTAGTAGACTTGCTGCCAACCGATGCCACGGGCAAACATCATCAGCCGATTGCGGGTGGCGCGCCCGCCAATGTGGCCGTGGGTTACGCTAAACTCGGCGGTAAGAGTTATTTTGCCGGTGGCATCAGCGCCGACCATTATGGCGTCATGTTAAAGCAAGCCTTAGCGGATCAGGGCGTGGCGACCGATTATTTGGCCGAAGTGCCGGGCGCCGCTACCGCGACTGTGCTGGTGAATTTAGATGAACAGGGTGAGCGCACCTTTGAGTTTAACCGAAATGGCACAGCCGACATGCGCTACAGCAATCAGCATTTTGACAATATTCCATGGCAGGGGATTGATATCTTTCACCTTTGTTCGAATACCTTTACTGAAACTGCCATCTTTAACACTAGCCTTTATGGCGCGCGTTGTGCCAATGCATTCGCGACTTTAGTGAGTTTCGATGTGAACCTGCGTTTATCCCTGTGGCAGGATACGTCTTTACTGGCCGAGCGGGTTGAGCAGTGTTTCCGTTACACCCAAGTGCTGAAAATGAGCCGCGAAGAAGCGGACTATTTAGCGCTGGCGCGGGATAAGAGCTTTGAAGATTATCTGCAGTTCTGCCTCGCCCAAGGGGTTGAGGTGATTTTGGTCACCGATGGCGCCAACCCAGTGCAATGCATCACAGCGCAGCAAAGGTTTAGCGTCCCAGTTCCCAAAATCTCAGCCGTCGATACCACGGCCGCGGGCGACAGTTTTATCTCAGGCTTCCTGTTCGCCTTAGGCTTAGAGCTGGAATACGATTTAGGCAATTTGACCTTGAAACAAAGGCTCGAAAGCAAAGCGCACTTAGAGGCGGCGGTGGTGTTTGCCACTCGCTGCGGCGCGATTACCTGCGGACAAAAGGGCGCGTTTCCCTCCTTACCTACGTTGGCGCAGGTTAGCTAA